TGGGTTTGTGCAATGCTCTTGCTGTTTTAGGTAACTCATAGCTTGAAGCCCAGAGAATTGTGCCTATACAATAGAACCCAATGTCACCAAGTGCACCTAGAGCATCAAGATCTGGCTTCACTCGAATGTCATTCTCTAGAAAGTAAGGAGTAACTCCATAAGAAAAGGTGGAGTGGACCTATTATCATGTAACAAACAAAGAAATCAGTAAGTAAATTTGAACCATATGCACTTACATCGGTTAGTGGTCTTGAAGGATCAAAGATTACTTGCTTGTCAATTTGGTTTCAAAAAATCATACATTCTAACTTCGTCATTCAAAAATCGCATCACAAAAAGATTCATGTCATGTATCATCAACTAACTCACGAACAAAACATCTATTGAACAAATGTATTTTTCAAGAACCAATTTAAAACATTTGATATCtgttgaaacttgaaaggtTATGCTATACACCAAAATCAGCTATCAAAGTCAGCaaccaatataaaatatacattgaaaataaattaaaccacacatatatttataaacaAATACATTGGTGGTTGATTCTAGTAGCttattttagtgtacaaatagggTTTCTTAACTTGAAACATAAGAAAAATGTTAGGAGGcgatcaaaatttattattttttgtcattatttaactattaactcaatttttttagtctaattattttagtttaataattcaacaacatattttatttcatacttttaaaaaaataataaattctgatgcACCATTCCtctaaacataatatttttaagaaagatTTTGAATATTAACTCGTACAAAATATATACACACATAAACAAAAAGAGGAAGGTAATTTAGGTGCTTTTTTGGAAaagtttctttttttatatgataaagtGTTGTCATTACAGTATACGAAGTCTTGGTATAAAGAATCATATTTctaaatcattttttttcttggtaTAATAAATAGAAGTCAATTTTAAACACAAGACCAGCGGCTATTACTCACAAAATCCACTGCTATAATGGAAAGTCAATTTTATccattttctttaaataattgaATGGAATTAGTATAATAGATAGTATAGGTAAAGCATTATTGTTCATAatgttcatatatatatatatataccgaTTGAAGTCGACCAAAGTGATTTGGATCTGAGATGAAGTGAAACATTTTGGTGGTCCTAGGGTGGTGCAGCCACATGGTATCATCCATGAACTGCACACCGTTGGATCTACAAGCCTCCAAGATCTTATCGAGATCGGAAACGCTGAGAGCCACCGGAGTCTCAAGCAGGATGTGCTTCTTCCTCTGAGCAGCAAGCACCGCCCACTTCACATGTAAGCTTGTTGGAAGTGGCATGTAAACCGCATCAACTTCAGGGTCTTCTACAACCCCTTCGTATGAACCATAAACCTTCATtaacataaattaattaatcattagTAACATATAGTCCAATTAGTTACTTAATTAATCGAAGGAATTGATTGAAGAAACCTTAGCATTGGGTGGGAGACCATTGGAGGCTACAAACTTGGTGGCTTTATCGAGGGAGCGGCTTCCGACGGCGACGATGGTGGCGTTGGGAGCGAGAGTTATGGCTCTTGAGACCTTCCTAGCCACGTCAGCGCAACCAACGATTCCAAATCGTACTGGACTTGCTTCTTCTGCCATTGTTGTTGACTTAGTTAGCTTGTTGCTGTGTAGATCTTGCTGCTTCTAACGTATGGTTGTTATGGAATCTAAATCATATCGttgtatattattttatcaGGGAAATGATTTTGTTATCAGAGATTAGAGATTGCGGTTAAGAGACAAGGTTAAGAGACAACAACAACAGCGATAATTATATTTACAACACCATTTCTGTCAAGATCATAAATTGATAGataatat
The Arachis duranensis cultivar V14167 chromosome 5, aradu.V14167.gnm2.J7QH, whole genome shotgun sequence genome window above contains:
- the LOC107491586 gene encoding uncharacterized oxidoreductase At4g09670, with translation MAEEASPVRFGIVGCADVARKVSRAITLAPNATIVAVGSRSLDKATKFVASNGLPPNAKVYGSYEGVVEDPEVDAVYMPLPTSLHVKWAVLAAQRKKHILLETPVALSVSDLDKILEACRSNGVQFMDDTMWLHHPRTTKMFHFISDPNHFGRLQSVHSTFSYGVTPYFLENDIRVKPDLDALGALGDIGFYCIGTILWASSYELPKTARALHKPTYNDAGVILACAASLSWEDDKVATFYCSFLSDMSMDIVAMGTKGSLRVHDYAIPNQEKEAKFSTSSNSDWVELSIGWAPNPSEHVVHTDLPQEALLISEFARLVGEIKYNNTKPEDTWPTISRKTQLVVDAVKASIDNGLEPVQIQD